TTTTAGCGCTTTAGTCAAATATGAAACAAATAGGTAATTCATAAGAATCTATTAAAAAAACCTGACTTGCAGATATCCAAAATTGCATTTTAAATTTGCAAACAAcctacacatgtatgtatgcatatTAGCATATTTACTATTGCATTCATTGATTCCTTTCATATTGATTTTATAGCATCCCAAATGGGACCCATATTTAAACGTTGAGCAACAAAGTACTTTAAAAGATCAAAGGGACATTCCTTCGGTAAGACATAAAATCATAGCAATTCTGtcttgtatttaaaaaaattaaaaaaaaaatgtttttgtacaATGACATTTTATGTATAGTACAATAATAATTTCAGCGAATCTACAATGGTCCAGTTTGGGACCTCCTGTGTTTTATTCTCTTTAAAACATATCTATAAAGGAGGACTATAACTTTGGGCCGGTTTACGGCCACTCTgtgataaacaaaaaaaattgcatgaagataccttagggtcagctgcatttTGCATGCTTTTCAAAACATCTATTTTTTTCTGTGCTCATGGttatttcagaggtcaaaggtcaaagggtgaaaattcacattttcattgttttagtcctaatcaattaaatattagaatagaaataatattttttgcctCCATATCCTGGTTTTgaagtttatatttttgttcttaGGTGACACCCGagttcccaaaacatacatttctTTCTTATGGTCATCAAACAGGTTTATCCACACCAACAAAGGTGATTCCATGTTCCAGAGTGCAGCATCAGGTAGTTTATCAGTTTAACAATGAACAGATGCAACCTTCTAAAGTAACCAATCGCGCAGAATTCACAGCTTGCTTATTTCTGTAAGGagcattttgagaaaatttaTCGTAATTCAGTATACATATGAAGAAGGATGAAGCATTCGGATATTGTATTTAGacttaatatttatcaataaatggCAAAAAGCTATATCAATTCTGCTGAAactgaaaatgttacaaatgGATTTCGTCTCTTTTgcataaatattaaaaaacgtTGTAAGGTTGGAGAATCTGAACAGCgaaaaaattcttaaaaatgatattttttcgaTTTGAATATACGTTTACCAGTTAAGATATCAAGCatgtaaaaataatgacatacaaGTTAGCATTAACACGTATTTTCCCTTGAAAATTCCATGTCCAAGACTAACATTTGTTTCAATTgtggaaataaaaacataaaataaaaacacgACAGTGAAACTTGAATTCAaattactgtaaacatggaAATTTTAGCGAGTGCTTAATTTCACGATTTGCAAACATAAAACTATCttggtgttgttattttcaggGAAGATACACTTTCAGACTTTTAACGACGAAATTCATatctatacaaaatattacgGGAGGGGATATTTTCGAGATCAAGCGACCCTCGCGTAAATTTCCAAGCTAATTCAAGCTAGGTCACATTCAGGAACTCACGGTTCAATGTAGCATTCATgtgaaaatattacatttcactGCTTAGGAAGTTAAATATTTCCCATTAATATCATTTCAGCACCATAAACAGTTTCAAACGAAGGAATTATCCTTTTCTTCTTTACATATTAGATtgcatttacaaaaaaaatcgtTTACGTTTCTTTTACGAATAAGcgttatatttttgttcttaGGTGACAGCCGAGTTCCCAAAACATGCATTTCTTTCTGATGGTCATCAAACAGTTTTATCCACACCCACAAAGGAGATTCCATGTTCCAGAGTGCAGCATCAGGTAGTTTATCAGTTTAACAATGAACAGATGCAACCTTCTCAAGTAACCAATCGTGCAGAATAGATGTTATTTTGTGCAAATATTCAACAACTTGCTAATTTCTTTAAAGagcattttgagaaaatttaAGACAAATCACTGAAGCATTTAGTACTTAACACCTAGTATAAATGGCAAATGCCGTGTCAATTCTGctgaaactgattttttttacaaatggatTTCTTCTCGTTTTGAATAGTTATTGGTAACTCCAGCAGCAGAAGACAGTTATAGGCcttgggctaggagggtcccacatgcacccccacccccaaacctccgaaccaatatttttctgaacccttatgacccactgatcacaaatcagaatgttaacattgcataagttgggatgaactttcGGTTATGACGTCACCAAGAttgccgccatctcgaatttccataaaaattgcaaaatagtCACAactttgacatttttcaaccgaagtagacaaatgaggtatcaaaataacCACAATAGagcaacaaatacatatcaggaccaaaacatccaatatatgtagtgatttctaagcaggaaatgaaaaaataggattttaagctcaaaaatggtgatttttcagcgaatttttcatatttgacttgatgcaacaaaaatgtttcccaacagcaaactattatttctaataagtgtTTTGatcacttatcaatcagtttaaacaacaacaaaaaccaaagtTAACATCggataagttccggttatgacgtcatcaagatggccatcatctcgaatttcactaaaaaatgaagaatagtcataacactgatatttttcaactaaagtagacaaatccaatatatgtagtgatttgtacgtaagaaatgaaaaaaataagaattaagttcaaaaatggtgatttttcagcatttttttcatatttggcttgccgcagcaaaattgtttcccaacaacaaattattattcgtaatcagttatttgactcTCTGATCAATCGGTTAAAaccacaacaacaaaaatatatagaaatgcaaaagagaattggtttacaaaacatcaccggatgcggcatatgtaGCGTTCGAAATTAACGCCTGTCCGTCTGCCCGTGACCGGCAATTTTATAGTCGGGCAGACAATTTTTACCCTGTAGCTGGTCCTTTGACCGGCAACTTTTGGTCCAGATAGAAGATATAGTTCGGTTagttcaaacaaaattaaataaatattgatggacCAGTTCGAATTATCCGAAGTTATGCTTTAGGAAAAAATCGCGAGTTAGAACTATCCGAGTTGAAATCGGCAAAAATCAGTTTTGAGTACCGATGTACCTGGCAAAAGCAATGTAAGGCAGAAAATCTATAGGAAAAGTATTTAATTTTCTGAAGATAATATATTCAATCATTTTCTCGTAAACATGAGCATTTAATTTGTGAATTTACGTCGACGGCCGTTAACTAGGAAAGAAACTATATTTAAACCTCAGAAAATCTAGTTAGatctttaattgttatatttcgtAAAAACaagtaaatttatttatttactttttttagtTAAAGAACGTCCGGTTCCATTTACGAAACTgctgttgaaaatatttgtttacattcagttCTTCAAATTAGGTCAGAACTGTGACTGTCAGATTGTCCAAAACCCCCCGATTACATATCGTCTGCTTCTAAAATTACGTAACTAATTTAAACCTGATGAAAAGCTACGTATCTATTGTTTAATTACCCAACACGTGGATTGTTTTGGCTGGAGCTGAATATGTAATCACACTCACTTGTTGTGACCCAGCGGCTGGCTTTTGATGCTCTGATGTGACACCTCGTAACTGGCCTGTCCACGCCAGCGTGAGCAGCTGAGCGTGAGGCACATGTTTACACCTTGATCGGCTGACTAATTTaggcccggtcccactggcGTTTAGGAAGATTTGCGAATGCATTGCGCATAAAATTGGCTGATATTCGCTGAACATCCGCAATATTCGTAAATCGTACTTGTATCTGTCGCCTAACACCCGCACACGTTCGTAATTATCCGCAATGGCGTGTTTTTCCGTTCCCAGGATTTTTGAGctgcacaaaattttgattgcggAAATCATTCGCATTAGATTCGCTATTCGTTCGCAAATATATACTCAATGCATGCTTATTATATGCGCTGTATATCCGCTGTTATTCGTTGATATCCGCAACTGACAGGGGTTTGCGGCTTTAGAGCGAACTGGGACAGTGTGTAAAACGAATATATAGCGTGCCTATCACGTTGACATCACgaattaaaattatttgtagCGAATGTATATTGAGTTCAGCGTTTGTATTGcgtctgttttgcatttgatttgaGAATAATTTGCGAATGTACAACAAACGTGTTGCGTAAACCAAAACTACTGtataaatatggcaaaaatCCACATATTTGTCTATTATTTTCAGTCCGTGGAAAAGTCAGGTGTAATAATTGGTTATCGGCAATAATATCGATGCAGCATAACAATAGTCCAACAACATATCAATAAACTTGTTCAAGtcatgaaattatttcaaaggcagaaaagaaaaagttttctgctttgatttgaatttgaaacagACTGGACCTTCTTTGTATCTGGAGGATGTAGGATGAAAGTTGCAGCTTGCTTATCTTTGTTGCAGTCGTATTGTTGTGAAAAGCGATACCGAAAGGCCCGAGCGCGATTCTTTTACCTCCGTAATTCAGATGCCCTACATGCGCAATACAACCGTTCTTTTCGCTACATCTTCGCAatgcattattaatatattCGTAGTATGATCGTAACAATCGCAATTCTTCCGATCTGTTTCCTCAATATATGCGTTATATATTCGTAATTGTTTGTTATGTATCCGCATAGTTTAATAATCTTACCGATTGTACCCCTCACGGGAGAGTATCCGTTATTTTATTCGCTTTTATTCGTGAAATATCCGCATTTGTTCGTAATAAATTCGCAGAATGTTATTAATAAATCCGtaatttatacttgaaaatttgttattttagcCAATTTTGTTGCGGATGACAACGAACGGCAAAAATTTGTAAACTAAATGCATCCGTAATTAATCTGCTTCccagtgggaccgggcctttGAGATAGACTGAATGGTAGATTGGAAACAAACATTGGCGATTTCTTCCACATGTTTCCACCAGGTATAGcgaatttaaatatatacattgtcggGGCCTAAGATTAAACATTTGGCCTTGCTGCTTTGTGTACGATATATCGGCATAAATAATTGTCATTTttgacttaatttttttttacctatctgtcgtatggtcattataatgatcatttatacaatctttattccaaacatCACAACCGTTGCAATAAGCAAAATATATCACCATTTTTGAGGACCCCATTGCGCCGATTTGCCgacaaaaatcatacttttacgttcataatttgacgtgttcgaactatccgaaataGGATTGATTATAAAAAAGTCACTGTTCGAACTATCACTAGCTATAAAATTACcgtttttctggaaaaaattgcgtgttcgaactatccggcGGTTCGAATTAATTAGCGGTTTACcgtatacaaaacaaaaatggcagTAGAATTGTAGAAAGGTCGAAGATCAAACTGTGCAAAACAAATTTTcgtaatattctggttttcagTCAACTTTGTTGAGAGCCTACGATACTAATCCGGATatgcagatatattttgttagtaaaactattactttgctagtaattatataaactaactacaaggatgaattgtaactttgtaaggaccagcaactttcagtcaggaccagtaacttttagggtcagccggtccttaggaccagcaGGAAAAAATCCTTAAAGGAGAACACTGCGGCGGGCGGGccgcatatgattgttatttttttttccaaaccgctgacactacagtttcctagtgtcttggaatttcctaaATAGACCATTAGAAATTGACAATTTCTATCTTAACaaattgaatttaaagttggctgaacatctaagtgggacttcaagataatccattttcatgttcgaaatttcgtagactagtagcctctcaaactgaattattataCTGATttgttatcagtgggtcataagggttcagaaaaatattggttcggaggtttggggggtcgcatgtgggaccctcctagcccatgacCTATTATGTTCATCAGCACGTGACATACCCGTTTTCAAACGGTTTTCATAATGGAGGACACAGTACTAGTTTGACACATCCAACACCTGGAAGAGCACAGAAAGTAAGATAAACAACCTAACTCAtggatttcaattttttatctatcaagtaataataaaacaaaaatgtaaaaccACAATCAATATTATCAATCCAACACTCAGCGAATATGTATTTCGGTTAGCCGAAAGTAAAAGTGATAAATTCTACAGTTATCGAAGGGACATTCCTTCGGTAAGACATAACATACTGAAATTTTAAGCATAATATTAATTCTAAAGAGTTTACCACTTTCCGCAAACCCCCTTGGAATCTTTTTTGACACTGGAAGACACTGTTTGGCACATCCAACATCTGGAAAGTTACAGAGAGTAAGATTAACAATACCACATGACCTTATAGattttacaatatacataatataaaaagtCTCTGATCCAAATTTTCGGCTACGTAGCCTTCGTCTGGGAAATGAATCACAGTCTACTGATCAAGTCACCATCTTGCTATCATCTTGATTTCAAAACTTCTCACAGTCCATGACGTCAAAACACTATGCCGTCATTCATAATAATACGTCAAAATGACGTAATGAATTGTCCTGTAATAAgtctttgataaaaaattattactattataattactaattattTCACAGTGAAACTCTAATGAAAAGACAATCTAGACGGTCACATTTACGTCCTGTCAAAAAGATGTtggaatatttttgttttgtattttcatggattttaattttaatcaagtaataataaaagaaaaatgtaatACCACAATCGATATTATCAATACAGCACTCGGCGAATATATGTATTTcactttgttgttgttttttgtgatGATTACATATACGTAGGTCAAACCTTTATTACTTCAGGAACTTTCGGCTTGAAACCTACAGTGAAAAGGCAATCTAGACGGTCACATTTACGTCCTGTCAACAAGATGTTGAAATCCGATCGactcaaaaaatatttttgttttgtattttcaaaaccATAGATAATTTTTAGTGCTTTAGTCAAATTTGCAACAAATAGGTAATTCATAAGAACCTTATTAAAAAACCTGACTTTCAGATATCCAAAATTGCATTTTAAATAAGTAAACAACCTACACATTTATGTATgcatacaaaaacaacattctAATTTACTATTGCATACATTGATTCCTTTAATTTTGACTTTATAACATCCCAAAACAGACCAATATTTAAATGTTGAGCAACAAAGTACTCCAAAAGATAAAAacgttttgttttttttcatttatgaaaCTGTTAGCAGACAAACTTACTGATACTACATTCCTATAAAACAACACAATTAATTAGCAGAACTGATCATGGTATCAATATTTGACCTtaatatctacatatcttcTAGATCTAATCTAGCTCATTTTGCATTTAATATGTTCAGTATCCAGGATCAAAATACTCCGTAACTGTAAATCAATTCAAAAAATGTTGTATACAGTTattttaatttgcatatttGTCTTTGCAGGCGGAGACAGTGATTGGATGAGAACTAAAGGTTGACAAACCGTCTCACGATATGACAATCGTGCATCAGATTTTGAAACTGATAAATATACTCAATATTTCAATCCATTGGACAATATAAAAGacttataatatacaaatatagcaattTGATGAGGTAGATACAAGGTTATATCGACCAAGATATTGCCCAGACTTTTCTATAGAAACTGTCGGGGTAGGGCCCTAGGGTCAGCCTCCTCACAAAATCTTAGCTAACgattttattgtgtaaagtGATATTATGACATtctgaatgaaaaaaaataaagatcaGGAGAAATCAAATTCAAGAATTTGTATCACAAAGAGTGTTTGGGTTCAAAAGACCGTTGAATACAATTGGcgatttttatttgaaataaaaattgtgttCGAAAAACTGTCACCAATTAATACAACAAGAGATGAGGGGTTTAACGTACCGTCAGTATAATTCGTTTCCGGATACGAGTAATACAGCAATATAAATACCGGTTTATGTACTACTTCATGGTCAAAATAAATCTGAGTAGATATGACAAGTTGTCATTTCAGCAATGTTGATACAAAATACAACCAGATTACGGGAAATACTTTTTTCGTATAAGATATTTTCAATCATTTTCATACGATATATTACAATTCATAAACATGttatgatatcttatataaaaatatttattatcaacCTACGATATGTCATTTGTGTTCCTATCAAATGACCGGTGTAGTGAAGGATAAAGACTTATTTTGGGTATTTCTTCAATAAGGATTTGGCCTTGTCAACCCGGGACCTCGTTTGGTTGTCAGTTAGTAAACGGGGTATCCTCCTGGCATTGATCTTGCCCAGGttaagatgtttctttaaaatgcaatgaatacGTGCTAAAGACAAGCCTGTGATTTTAGCTAACTGCCGGACAGTGTACCTTGCATCTTTTTCAAAGATTTGCCgaattattcattttaaaaagtgtaaatgaaaatatgtaacaataatatatagatataaacatatgatattcatatattttactttgtttatactccattttcgaccgcccaCGAGAAAAACACGGTCCCATTaccgtataaacattgacagaatattgcaaatatcgGCTTCAAATTACAgattaaattccaagttcccCAAAATATCATACTGTCATTTTAAAAagcgattactgttttctaagtcttaCATGCATGGTAAAACACCAAATTACGATTTGTGATtatgacaaaattaaaatttgctttcgtagattaccccaagcgcacgACAGCCATACGTACTACGTATTATATAATTACGTACTGCCGACATCCCGAATTTCAACCTTTTTCAGAATCACCAAATTAAGTATTCTTGATAACTTTTTCGTCAAAAAGTTTGGAATAGAGTTCATGatatacaaatgagtcagtttatagttacttttaatgatattttcaaacaaaactttaagTGTTTTAGTATTCTCGAAGCCTTgtgcaatgtgtcctggtcggcatttcaGTACTAAGATCtatatttataaatctaaatgtagtcaatctaacatgtattcaaactatttaaaagtaatatcacttcaatttacGACTTCATATAGCGACCCATGGAATGAAAGTGACTgaaaagtaaacaataaactCTACAGCATGAAAACTGagcgatttcaccattttatttttcgagatatatCGCCGGCAGCCATACGTGTACGTACACATGGAGATCTGCatgtacgtgtaacacagtggtttatagcattcctttaaaacaagatatacacGGTAAAGAACGAATACCACAAGtatttattgagatatgtgttggtaattacatacgtattaatattattaatttctcCAAGTatgggcgaaaagacgaaaagacgaaaattaaggtttgttaattttcgtcatTTCGGGGCAAAAAGACGAacattaaggtttgttaattttcgtcttttcggggcgaaaagacgaaaattatggtttgttaattttcgtcttttctgggcgaaaagacgaattttaaggtttgttaaatttcgtcttttcggggcgaaaagacgaaaagacgaaaattaaggtttgttaatcttcgtcttttcggggcgaaaagacgaaaagacgagatttttgaaggcgaaaagacgagaatcaaagtcgctaattagcgtgtatcatTTTCGTCTTTtggtgtttgacttttcgtcttttcgtcttttcgccgcgaaaagacgtaatttaattttaaatttaaggtttcttaattctcgtcttttcggggcgaaaagacgaaaagacgaaatggcacaaatcagccaccgttcAATAATCATATATTGTACAGGTGTTTTGCAGCTATAAAGAAGCCATGCTTTTCAttcaattatacatatatggttttatacttgcggTTTCTtccattatttttattttcattttgtcatgtttattaGGTATATCCGCTTAACCTGCCATATATTCCcttaattgttttttttggctaatatatacacttttttattaatgacaaaatggggaaaaaactaataatataggcatgtttagcggactaattaggtacatgtatttcttttatcattatatcaatatttaacatttcctatatatccttagttaaaatgtctatccgtctaatggacattccctatatatctcttagttatagtctttatctgtctaatggacattccttatatagccctcgttattataatttatatatccgtctaatgaacattccctatatatccctagttatataTAGTGTCTATCCGTCTAGTGGACATTCCCTtatatgtcactagttatataatCTTTTCCCATctgatttacttaaaaaatcagcttaactatatatctaaattttatgtgtatttttatgtattcaaagcaaaaatataccttacacatatatatatatattgtatagagtagacctatgtatatgtttgcttaataatgtacatggacacctgtatacatgtataatatatacataattaacgggtgcaaatacctctcacttcttgtcaaaTTTCCATCAAATGCTCTAAAAACGTTCATGTAtgcacataatgttcaaacctttaacagtaaaaaatcaaaacacatgaactagactaaaatgtcTATCgagggattctacgtactatttaaaaaaatgtctcttaaaagattaaattatttatatgactcagcaagacaattaattcattatcattttgtgttacacaacaattttgccgatggtgtgaagccggtaaattcagatcgagcagagttgcataatgatatggacgacattcacaatttataaaaaacaaatatgttaagaacgctttaaaatcattaaaatacatcgtaaaactcatcacagccattctaaatcgtaatgtttTTCCTGGGGAGACCCCGGACCCCACAAACACAAATTCTTTTTTGGATTCTGTGTTGCTTTTCCCTATATATCGCATACTGCCATTTACACTGACGAGTATCAGTGTATGGCATACAGGTACATGTTATATGTCGATCCGTCAGTGGATTTACAAACATGAAATGAAGGTGACTTTTTCTCGAAATATTGTAAATGTGCTGTATTGTGGCAACGAAATATGCCCCCACTCCCAACAACGAGGGATAAGACTCTTGGAAACaaacataatttgaaaaatatcgtCATTTATCAACGATaacaataaatattcaaatttttggAATACAAATCTTACCATATCAGACGTTTTATTGGTAGCTGAAAAATCATAAAGGGGTTCCCTAGTTTCTAATGAGGTCAGCTGTGATATGCACACCAACGTGTCGTATGCTCTCTGGTGTGATATGATGGTCGGATCAGTGTATTGTAGTAATAGTACTCTATTGTATGATTTGACGctgattttatttgtatgtcGGATGTCGGTGTTATGcttatttgttatttaaaacataataccATAAAGCCTGCtattttcgcggggatgatattttcgtgatttcaTGGTACATTGCTATGATCACGAAAATTTAATCCGCGAAATATGAAGAAATCGTTGAATCATTTATACCCTAAAAGCGGCATctcaaaaatttaaaatcgcTAAAATTTACACtcttgtctttttatatcaaatcGTGAAAAATTTGACCAGCTAAAATAACCGGTCATACGGTACTGTTTATCGAACTACTCTATACCcgttttatttttagaacattgaaatttaattttttattgttaCATTTACGATGTTTGTATTCATTACGTCACCGTATATAGACCACTCACCGGAACTAAAAGCGTTGATATTAGTATTATCCTTCTCTAAAAGTTACTGCCCCGGCATATGTACTGCATAATTTTAGTAAACTGTTTGATCTATGCTGTTGCACAAGAATGCAAACATTCtctaaagaaataaaaaacaaaagctaaaataatatttgtatttccaaATTTTAATTCCTGTTTTTTTATAAGTTGCTGTTTCAGATCGGAATACaatcatttcaaatttcaaaataataaaggTCCTAAGTTGCTGGTATAAAGTGTCTTCAGTTCTATTCTTAATGAAAATAGTTGTTGTCCGttccaaaaaaaaaagatatccaGTGCACCTtttcaaacattatttttaatctgtttcaatttaatttttccGAATGAGCGATAGAAATTGTTTCACAACACAGAAAAGTTTGGAATTGATCTAGTGAAATACTGCAGTTTGAATGTGAAACTGAAGCCCAGGCCGACAATCAGCTGGCAGAGATATAAGCATGAGAAAACATTCTATATGTCCACGACGGTCACTTCACATCCACTCCGTCCGCTGCATTGACCATCTGAGACGCTCTGTTTACTCTTATGACACTGGTACCGCACGTGTCGTTCCGAATGACTCCTCGCCAGCTGCAACTAAGCAATATCGAATGTATGATGTTAACTTCTACTGTACATGTCagacaaataaaatgaaagattCAACTAGAGTTCATGTAGAGTAGAAAATAACAAGAGGTTTGAGTAATAGAGTACCAACAAAAAGCATAAAGAAATATGGTAATTCAATCGGCTCTCATTCT
The nucleotide sequence above comes from Argopecten irradians isolate NY chromosome 1, Ai_NY, whole genome shotgun sequence. Encoded proteins:
- the LOC138334027 gene encoding uncharacterized protein isoform X3, whose product is MDQLRVYKMFQVLMMTFCCVEVTALIRSYHFGKEKVTPAAESDGSGISYDSDVTCPFSDGYHTGGHNLTHPTPGRAQKVTPETEADEDAFIIRDDGSYPLPANLLGIVNYIGIRRLTIRTSVKLQRHPKWDPYLNVEQQSTLKDQRDIPSVTPEFPKHTFLSYGHQTGLSTPTKVTAEFPKHAFLSDGHQTVLSTPTKEIPCSRVQHQLLVTPAAEDSYRPWARRVPHAPPPPNLRTNIFLNPYDPLITNQNVNIA
- the LOC138334027 gene encoding uncharacterized protein isoform X2, with the translated sequence MDQLRVYKMFQVLMMTFCCVEVTALIRSYHFGKEKVTPAAESDGSGISYDSDVTCPFSDGYHTGGHNLTHPTPGRAQKVTPETEADEDAFIIRDDGSYPLPANLLGIVNYIGIRRLTIRTSVKLQRHPKWDPYLNVEQQSTLKDQRDIPSVTPEFPKHTFLSYGHQTGLSTPTKVIPCSRVQHQVTAEFPKHAFLSDGHQTVLSTPTKEIPCSRVQHQVTPAAEDSYRPWARRVPHAPPPPNLRTNIFLNPYDPLITNQNVNIA
- the LOC138334027 gene encoding uncharacterized protein isoform X1, with protein sequence MDQLRVYKMFQVLMMTFCCVEVTALIRSYHFGKEKVTPAAESDGSGISYDSDVTCPFSDGYHTGGHNLTHPTPGRAQKVTPETEADEDAFIIRDDGSYPLPANLLGIVNYIGIRRLTIRTSVKLQRHPKWDPYLNVEQQSTLKDQRDIPSVTPEFPKHTFLSYGHQTGLSTPTKVIPCSRVQHQVTAEFPKHAFLSDGHQTVLSTPTKEIPCSRVQHQLLVTPAAEDSYRPWARRVPHAPPPPNLRTNIFLNPYDPLITNQNVNIA